The DNA sequence AAATCCCGCATTTGAGCGGGATTTTTTAGAATATCTAAGTATGATTCGGTTATTTTATACCACTACCTCTTTAGATTTTACTTTGGATATGATAAAATCTCTGTTCATTCTTGCAATATTTGTTACTGAAATTCCTTTGGGGCATTCAGCTTCGCAGGCATAAGTATTCGTACAGCTTCCGAATCCAAGTTCATCCATTACTTTTACCATTTTTTCAACTCTCATATAACGTTCCGGCTGACCTTGAGGTAGTAATGCATACTGGGATACTTTTGCTGATACAAATAACATAGCCGATGCATTCTTACAGGCAGCAACACAAGCACCGCAACCAATGCAAGCTGCGGCGTCCATTGCCAGACTTGATATTTCTTTTGGGATAGGAATTGCATTCGCATCAGGAACTCCTCCTGTGTTTACTGATATGTAACCGCCAGCCTGAAGTATTTTATCAAACCCTGATCGATCTACCATTAAATCTTTAATAATTGAAAACGCTTTTGCTCTGAATGGTTCAACCCAAATTGTATCTCCATCTTTGAAGTTTCTCATATGGAGTTGACAGGTAGCTATCTTTGCCAGAGGTCCGTGTGGTCTGCCATTAATCACTAAACCACAGGTACCGCAAATTCCTTCACGGCAATCGCTTTCAAAGTGAACAGCTTCTTCACCTTTTGCTTCCAAAGTGTTATTCAACTCATCGAGCATTTCAAGGAAAGAAGCATCAGGAGAAACCTAATCTTATAATCAACGAAGCTGCCTGCCGATTTGGAATTTTTCTGTCGCCAGATTTTAAGTTTTAGATTAATTTTTTTGCTTCCATTATTTGTAACTCCTTATCGCTGGTTTCACATATTCAAATTCGAGCGGTTCTTTATGAAGATTCCATTTGTTCTCCTCAGCAAACTCCCATGCAGATACATAAGAATAGTTTTCATCATCACGCTTGGCTTCACCATCTTCAAACTGATATTCAGTTCTGAAGTGTCCGCCGCAAGACTCATTTCTGTTAAGCGCATCCAGGGCCATCAATTCACCAAGCTCGAAGTAATCGACTAATCTACCGGCACGTTCAAGTGTCTGATTAACATCATCGCCACTTCCCGGGATTGTAACATTTTTCCAGAATTCAGTTTTCAATTCTCTTATTTCTTTAATCGCTTCTTTCAAACCTTTTTCATCACGAGCCATTCCTACTTTATTCCACATTATTCTACCAAGCTGCTTGTGAATATCATCTACGGTTCTTTTTCCTTTTATTGAAAGAAGCTTATTTGTAATTGCTTTTACTTCACCAGCTACTTTTTCAAATTCGGGATGATCCGTTTTTACTAATGTTGGTTTATCTTCTGCAAGATAATTTCCCATTGTGTAAGGGATGACAAAATAACCGTCAGCTAAGCCTTGCATTAAAGCAGAAGCTCCTAAACGATTTGCACCGTGATCTGAGAAGTTTGCTTCACCAAGTACAAACAAACCAGGAATAGTGCTCATCAGGTTGTAATCAACCCAAAGTCCACCCATTGTGTAATGAGGCGCAGGATATATCATCATCGGAACATTGTATGGATTTTCTCCAGTTATAGTTTCATAAATTTCGAAAAGATTACCATATCTTTCTTCAATCACATGTTTTCCAAGTCTGTTTATCGCATCCTTAAAATCAAGATATACAGCTTCACCACCTCTTACTCCCCTGCCTTCATCACAAACCTCTTTGGCAGCACGTGAAGAAATATCGCGCGGAGAAAGATTTCCGAACGAAGGATATTTTCTTTCAAGATAATAGTCTCTTTCATCCTCAGGAATATCGTTGGGATTTCTCATGTCCCCTTTTTTCTTCGAAACCCAGACCCGACCGTCATTTCGCAATGATTCACTCATCAATGTTAACTTTGATTGTGATTCGCCATGAAGTGGTAAACATGTAGGATGAATTTGAGTAAAACATGGATTTGCAAAGAAGGCTCCGCGTTTGTGTGCTCGCCAGATTGCAGTTACATTACAGTT is a window from the bacterium genome containing:
- a CDS encoding fumarate reductase/succinate dehydrogenase flavoprotein subunit, which codes for MTKLVSKIPAGHVSEKWTNHKFNMKLVNPANKRKYTIIVVGTGLAGASAAASLGELGYNVLAFTFHDSARRAHSISAQGGINASKNYQNDGDSTYRLFYDTVKGGDFRAREANVHRLAEVSSNIIDQCVAQGVPFAREYGGLLDNRSFGGAQVSRTFYARGQTGQQLLLGAVSALNRQVGKGSVKLYTRREMLDIVVVDGVAKGIVCRNLLTGEVEKYSGHAVVLATGGYSNVFFLSTNAMNCNVTAIWRAHKRGAFFANPCFTQIHPTCLPLHGESQSKLTLMSESLRNDGRVWVSKKKGDMRNPNDIPEDERDYYLERKYPSFGNLSPRDISSRAAKEVCDEGRGVRGGEAVYLDFKDAINRLGKHVIEERYGNLFEIYETITGENPYNVPMMIYPAPHYTMGGLWVDYNLMSTIPGLFVLGEANFSDHGANRLGASALMQGLADGYFVIPYTMGNYLAEDKPTLVKTDHPEFEKVAGEVKAITNKLLSIKGKRTVDDIHKQLGRIMWNKVGMARDEKGLKEAIKEIRELKTEFWKNVTIPGSGDDVNQTLERAGRLVDYFELGELMALDALNRNESCGGHFRTEYQFEDGEAKRDDENYSYVSAWEFAEENKWNLHKEPLEFEYVKPAIRSYK